DNA sequence from the Deltaproteobacteria bacterium genome:
GGTTGACGGGGAATCGGTGACGGAGCTTCCCTCCTGCAACGGCCTTGATGCTTTACGGGGTTGAGTTTCGCTATCCGGGTGTCATACCCGAACCCTCGCAGAGGGAAACCGAGGATGTCATTTTGTTACTGGCTAAAAAGGTCCACGACGCGGTTAGGGACCGATTGGAGAGAATTTGAGGTCTATGGAAGGTCTGTTGGCCGGCTTCAGCGGTATGGTCCGGGGCAAGCGAACCGCCGTGGACGAGGCCCAGGACATCATATACGCCGCTTGGGAAGCCCCGACACGACAGCGCGCTGTGGCTTTGGCCAGGAAGGCCCTTGAGGTATCTCCCGACTGCGCTGATGCCTACAATCTCCTCGCCGAGGAGACGGCGGAATCACTCGAAGAAGCCCTTGACCTTTACCGGAAAGGAGTCGAGGCGGGTGAGCGTGCGCTCGGCAAGAAGACGTTCAAGGAAGATGTCGGCCACTTCTGGGGTCTCCTGGAGACTCGGCCCTACATGCGTGCCCGCGCGGGCCTGGCGCAATGCCTCTGGGAGGCCGGTCAACGGGAAGAAGCCGTCGAGCATTACTGGGACATGCTGCGGCTCAACCCCAACGACAACCAGGGCATACGTTATCTTCTGATGCCGTGCCTCATCGAACTCGGCCGCGACGAGGACGCCGAGAAACTCTTCAAGCAGTACAAGGAAGACGGCATGGCCGTCTGGGTGTACTCCCGGGCGCTCCTGGACTTCAGGAAGCACGGCGACTCACCGGCCGCCGACAGGTCCTTGAAAGAAGCTCTCGAAGAGAACCCGCTCGTGCCACACTATCTCCTCGGGCGAAAGAAAATACCCCGGGTCCTTCCGGATTATTACGGCTTCGGCGACGAGAACGAGGCAGTGCTCTATGCCCGTGGGAACAGGGCGGCATGGAAAGCCACCCCCGGAGCCCTGGAATGGCTCGCGGCCAAGCTGAAATGAGGGACGGGCGAAAAAAATTTCCTTGCAAAATAGAAATCAGATTCTATAATACAAGGCATGATAAAGCGGACCGCCCAGAAGCTGATAGAAGAGCGCCTCAGGGCCTATCCGGCGGTGGCCCTGGTGGGTCCGCGGCAGTGCGGGAAGACCACGCTGGCCAAGTCCATGCGCGGGGTCTATTTCGACCTGGAGCAGGATTCAGACCGCCTGCGCCTGGACCTCGAATGGGACGAGCTTGTGGCCGGGAAGGATTTGCTCATCCTGGACGAGGCCCAGTCCTGGCCGGAGGTTTTCGTGCGCTTGCGGGGAGCGATTGACCGGGACCGAGGCCGTAAGGGGCGTTTTCTGCTCTTGGGCTCCGTATCCCCGTCGCTGATGACCCATGTTTCAGAGTCTCTGGCAGGCCGGCTGTCATTGGTCGAGTTGACACCGTTCCTCTTGTCGGAGCTGAAGACGAAGGTGTCCCGCCGGCGGCACTGGTTGTGCGGGGGTTATCCCGAGGGCGGCGTACTTGAACCCAGGCGCTATCCGCGATGGCAGATCGACTATCTGGCGCTTCTGGCCCAACGCGACCTGCCCATGTGGGGGCTGCCCGCGAAGCCGCAAGTGACGGATCGGCTGCTCCGGATGCTGGCCGCGCTGCAAGGCCAAGTGTGGAACGCAGCCCAGGTGGGGCTAAGCCTTGGGCTTTCCTACCATACCGTCAACAGCTACCTCGACTATCTCATCGGCGCTTTTCTGCTCCGACAGCTTCCGGCCTATCAGGCGAACATCCGAAAACGCCTCGTCAGGAGACCCAAGCTTTACTGGCGCGACAGCGGCTTGGTGCATGCGTTGCTGAACGTCCCTGGCGAGCGTGCGTTGCTGGTGCAGCCCTGGGTCGGCGCGAGTTGGGAGGGCTACGTCGTCGAGCAGACATTGCGAGAGCTTTCCTCGCTGGACAGAAATTTCAACGCATATTACTTCAGGACCAGCGATCAATATGAGCTGGACCTCGTCCTGGATTTCGGGAAAGAGCTCTGGGCCGTCGAGGTCAAGCTGACATCTTCTCCCTCGACCGAAGACGTGTCTCGCCTGAACAAGGCCGCCGACATCATCAAGGCCGAGCGCCGTTTCCTGGTTTCCCAGACCAGGAAGCCGGCAGGAAATGATCGGTGCCTTTCCTGCGACCTGCCTACCTTCCTTGAGCATCTGCGCGCGGCCGGGTCGTAGAAGCAGGCCTCCGCGCCTCAAAGAGTAAACCACGGGTACACAACTACCTCCGAGCGCCTGAATGGTGGCTCGCCGAAAGAGTGAAACAGGGAAACCTGGAGCGATGAGGAATCGATGCCGAAAGCAATATTCCGCTTCTATGAAGAATTAAACGACTTTCTGCCGGAGCACCGGAGGAAGACCGATTTTGAAGTAACCTTTGAGGGAAAGAGGTCAATAAAAGATATGATCGAGGCCCTTGGAGTGCCTCATACAGAAATCGACCTCATTCTGGTAAACGGAAAATCCATTGATTTTGATTACATAATTCAAGATGAAGATCGGGTCAGCGTATATCCTGTATTTGAGTACCTTAACATCGAAAATGTTACCCGTCTTAGAAAAATCCCCCTTCGCAGAATTAAATTCATAGCTGATAATGATTTGGGAGATATAGTAAAATATTTGAGAATGCTGGGTTTTGACGTTTATTATGATCCCTTGCTTTCCAACAGGGAGATCATCAAAGTATCCAGGCAGGAAAAGAGGATAATATTAACAAGAAGTAAGAGGCTCCTTAAATATAAAGAGGTAACACATGGGATTTTTGTAAGAGCAGAGGCAATCGAAAAGCAGATAAAGCGCATCATAGGTTACCTGGATATCAAAGACAACATGAAGCCTTTTTCAAGGTGCCTTCATTGCAATAGCCCTTTAGAGAGCGTCCCAAAGGAAGAAATTAAACCAGGATTCCTCCAAAGACAAGAGAATATAACCATGAATACGTTTACTGTGCCTCTTGTGACAAGATCTTCTGGAAGGGAGCGCCATTTATTGAAATGAAAAAAGCAATCGATCGGATATTGGACGAGTCCGGTTCCCGGGGCACTACCTAGGTTTTGTGAGCTTCTTTTAACCCCAAACGGGCAACTCCATTAAAAAATGAGAGGTCAATTGAAAGCAAAGGTCTTCATTCATTTGGACATGGATGCCTTTTATCCGTCTGTCGAGGTGCTGGATAATCCGGCATTAAAGGGAAAGCCGGTTATAGTGGGCGGCAGCCGTGAAAGGGGTGTAGTATCATCTGCTTCATATGAGGCCAGAAAATTCGGTGTACACTCGGCCCAACCCATGGCCACAGCAATGCGTCTATGTCCCCACGGAATATTTTTACCGGTCAGAATGGCAAGATACAAGGAGGTCTCAGAACAGGTATTTGAGATATTTTATCGTTTTACCCCGTTAGTGGAGCCCCTATCAATAGATGAAGCTTTTCTGGACGTTACAGGGTCTACGCGCCTCTTTGGCCGGCCCGGGGATATTGCAAAAAAAATAAAGAAAACGGTTTTGGAAGAGACGGGTCTGACGGTCTCAGCCGGCGTGGCCTCGAGCAAATTTGTCGCCAAGATCGCGTCTGATATGGACAAGCCCGATGGCTTGACCATCGTGCCCCCTGACAGGGTACGAGAGTTTTTGAACCCGCTTCCCATAAAGAAGATGTGGGGTGTTGGAAAGGTGATGCAACAGGCCTTGATGCGCCTGAATGTTCGGACCTTCAGGGACTTGAGCCAAGTGCCCCTTAAGGTTTTAGAAAAAGAATTCGGTAAACGTGGGCTTATGTTGCATCAATTATCAATGGGGATAGATGATCGAGAGGTTATACCGGATCATGAGATGAAATCTATCGGGCATGAAGAGACCTTTTCCCAGGATATCCTGGATATGAATACGGCCAAGAAGAAACTCCTGTATCTTGCAAATAAGGTGGCTTACCGGATGCGCAAAAAGGAAGCCGCCGGTAAAACCGTTACCTTAAAGGTGAAATATAGCGATTTCCGCCAGGTAACCAGGTCCAAGACGCTCCCTAAATCCACAGACGACGGTTTTGAAATATATTCAATTGTCTGCCGGCTCCTTGAAAAAACCGCAGTAGGCAAAAGGCCGGTTCGGCTCCTGGGTATCTCATTGTCTCAACTCAGCTTTCTTGGAGCAGAACACCAGTTGACCCTCTTTGACCAGGATGCGGACTCCTTAAAAAGAAAGAATCTAAACATAGCCCTGGATTCATTATATGAAAAATATGGTGAGGAAAACATTAAGCCGGGAGTACTTTTTGACGAATGATCCTCGGGCATCCCTTCTCTTCTGAACCCTTATGTATCAGGCGGAGAGCCTGATACCGGGCCACGGAAA
Encoded proteins:
- a CDS encoding tetratricopeptide repeat protein, giving the protein MEGLLAGFSGMVRGKRTAVDEAQDIIYAAWEAPTRQRAVALARKALEVSPDCADAYNLLAEETAESLEEALDLYRKGVEAGERALGKKTFKEDVGHFWGLLETRPYMRARAGLAQCLWEAGQREEAVEHYWDMLRLNPNDNQGIRYLLMPCLIELGRDEDAEKLFKQYKEDGMAVWVYSRALLDFRKHGDSPAADRSLKEALEENPLVPHYLLGRKKIPRVLPDYYGFGDENEAVLYARGNRAAWKATPGALEWLAAKLK
- a CDS encoding ATP-binding protein, which gives rise to MIKRTAQKLIEERLRAYPAVALVGPRQCGKTTLAKSMRGVYFDLEQDSDRLRLDLEWDELVAGKDLLILDEAQSWPEVFVRLRGAIDRDRGRKGRFLLLGSVSPSLMTHVSESLAGRLSLVELTPFLLSELKTKVSRRRHWLCGGYPEGGVLEPRRYPRWQIDYLALLAQRDLPMWGLPAKPQVTDRLLRMLAALQGQVWNAAQVGLSLGLSYHTVNSYLDYLIGAFLLRQLPAYQANIRKRLVRRPKLYWRDSGLVHALLNVPGERALLVQPWVGASWEGYVVEQTLRELSSLDRNFNAYYFRTSDQYELDLVLDFGKELWAVEVKLTSSPSTEDVSRLNKAADIIKAERRFLVSQTRKPAGNDRCLSCDLPTFLEHLRAAGS
- a CDS encoding twitching motility protein PilT, with amino-acid sequence MPKAIFRFYEELNDFLPEHRRKTDFEVTFEGKRSIKDMIEALGVPHTEIDLILVNGKSIDFDYIIQDEDRVSVYPVFEYLNIENVTRLRKIPLRRIKFIADNDLGDIVKYLRMLGFDVYYDPLLSNREIIKVSRQEKRIILTRSKRLLKYKEVTHGIFVRAEAIEKQIKRIIGYLDIKDNMKPFSRCLHCNSPLESVPKEEIKPGFLQRQENITMNTFTVPLVTRSSGRERHLLK
- the dinB gene encoding DNA polymerase IV, whose amino-acid sequence is MRGQLKAKVFIHLDMDAFYPSVEVLDNPALKGKPVIVGGSRERGVVSSASYEARKFGVHSAQPMATAMRLCPHGIFLPVRMARYKEVSEQVFEIFYRFTPLVEPLSIDEAFLDVTGSTRLFGRPGDIAKKIKKTVLEETGLTVSAGVASSKFVAKIASDMDKPDGLTIVPPDRVREFLNPLPIKKMWGVGKVMQQALMRLNVRTFRDLSQVPLKVLEKEFGKRGLMLHQLSMGIDDREVIPDHEMKSIGHEETFSQDILDMNTAKKKLLYLANKVAYRMRKKEAAGKTVTLKVKYSDFRQVTRSKTLPKSTDDGFEIYSIVCRLLEKTAVGKRPVRLLGISLSQLSFLGAEHQLTLFDQDADSLKRKNLNIALDSLYEKYGEENIKPGVLFDE